The following proteins come from a genomic window of Bactrocera dorsalis isolate Fly_Bdor chromosome 6, ASM2337382v1, whole genome shotgun sequence:
- the LOC125779697 gene encoding proteoglycan 4-like, producing MKPTTSRRPQASSRQPQPPDEPQRPPPFRPPPEARPRVHPNTTALHAISTDNTGSAVRTRPRVPRQHLERSVINASTRSRPATEPAVLEALPRQTPLSTNARKHPTTRRSPTPREADREAGAATEPRAAQTSTHPAGQAKAQVTLSAKQSDLPTAASLQLGQRGTAKSTARKEACTAEPLAEKVQEAPATTTPACSNDDGASAPAIDKTNVETTPPHPKATPTSTTTRPPTAEISAQPATPDTSPPQVAPVGEIPGFLEGLVMTRQHFIKRSKRTLFFRGRHLALQKLEGDRILVRYGEDRCVLHLYE from the coding sequence ATGAAACCGACAACCAGCAGAAGGCCGCAGGCATCGAGCCGCCAACCACAGCCGCCGGACGAGCCGCAAAGGCCGCCACCTTTCCGGCCACCCCCGGAAGCACGACCGCGGGTGCACCCGAATACAACCGCGTTACATGCGATAAGTACCGATAACACTGGGTCAGCTGTCCGAACTCGTCCTAGGGTACCCAGACAGCACCTGGAGCGCAGCGTCATCAACGCCTCCACCCGAAGTCGGCCGGCCACAGAACCAGCGGTATTAGAAGCATTGCCACGACAGACGCCGCTCAGCACCAACGCCCGGAAGCACCCGACCACCAGGCGATCCCCAACGCCAAGGGAAGCAGACCGTGAAGCTGGTGCTGCGACAGAGCCGCGCGCCGCCCAAACCTCGACGCACCCAGCAGGCCAAGCGAAGGCCCAGGTAACGCTCTCCGCCAAACAAAGCGACCTGCCGACTGCAGCTTCGCTCCAACTCGGCCAGCGAGGCACGGCAAAGAGTACCGCGAGGAAGGAAGCTTGTACCGCGGAGCCACTCGCAGAGAAGGTGCAAGAGGCGCCCGCTACAACAACGCCGGCATGCTCGAACGACGATGGGGCGTCTGCCCCAGCAATTGACAAGACCAACGTCGAGACGACGCCGCCTCACCCAAAAGCGACGCCAACCTCGACGACGACCCGGCCTCCAACTGCCGAGATCAGCGCACAACCGGCCACGCCTGACACATCACCCCCACAAGTGGCACCGGTGGGCGAAATCCCAGGGTTCCTGGAAGGGCTGGTGATGACCAGACAGCATTTTATCAAGCGCTCCAAGCGAACGCTGTTCTTCCGGGGCCGACATCTAGCCCTCCAGAAGCTAGAAGGCGACCGGATTCTGGTGCGATACGGCGAGGACAGATGCGTGCTTCACTTATACGAGTAA